The proteins below come from a single Salvelinus alpinus chromosome 18, SLU_Salpinus.1, whole genome shotgun sequence genomic window:
- the LOC139544161 gene encoding putative nuclease HARBI1 — MKAQNCVFLSALTMACPFVRDVVDEEALVLRRAFRRERVFRDRLDPLAFPDDHLYERYRFSADGIRYLCRLLGPRIKHRTARSHALSVEQMVCVALRFFASGAFLYSVGDAEQLNKATICRTIRSVCLAIKALADVFISFPGHRRLCDIKEEFYRIAGFPNVIGAVDCTHIRIKAPSGAHEADFVNRKSFHSINVQMVCNADCVISNVVAKWPGSVHDSRIFRASEIYQCLSQGEFSGVLLGAFSPDTFHRPPGSTAGLQPCPCQDQGQS; from the exons atgaaggcccaaaattgtgtgttcctttctgctctgacaatggcatgcccattcgtgcgagatgtggtggatgaagaagcacttgtgctgaggagagccttcaggcgagaaagggtcttcagggaccggttggacccactggccttccctgatgaccatctatatgaaagatacaggttttctgcagatggcatcaggtatctatgcagactactgggtcccaggattaagcaccgcactgcacggagccatgcactgagtgtggagcaaatggtttgtgtggccttgcgcttttttgctagtggagccttcctgtactcagtgggggatgcagaacagctgaacaaggccacaatttgccgcacaataaggagtgtgtgtctggctatcaaagcattagcagatgtcttcatctccttccctggccacagaagactctgtgacatcaaagaggagttctataggattgcag gtttccccaatgtcattggtgcagtggactgcacacacataaggataaaagccccctcaggtgcccatgaggccgattttgtgaataggaaatcctttcacagcattaatgttcag atggtctgcaatgctgactgtgtgatcagcaatgttgtggcaaaatggcctggctcagtccatgactccagaatctttcgggcctctgaaatctatcagtgcctatcacaag gtgaattctctggtgtgttgctgggagccttttctcctgacacctttcacagacccccaggaagcacagcaggcctacaaccatgcccatgccaggaccagggccagagttga
- the LOC139544160 gene encoding putative nuclease HARBI1, whose protein sequence is MKAQNCVFLSALTMACPFVRDVVDEEALVLRRAFRRERVFRDRLDPLAFPDDHLYERYRFSADGIRYLCRLLGPRIKHRTARSHALSVEQMVCVALRFFASGAFLYSVGDAEQLNKATICRTIRSVCLAIKALADVFISFPGHRRLCDIKEEFYRIAGFPNVIGAVDCTHIRIKAPSGAHEADFVNRKSFHSINVQMVCNADCVISNVVAKWPGSVHDSRIFRASEIYQCLSQGEFSGVLLGDRGYGCQPFLLTPFTDPQEAQQAYNHAHARTRARV, encoded by the exons atgaaggcccaaaattgtgtgttcctttctgctctgacaatggcatgcccattcgtgcgagatgtggtggatgaagaagcacttgtgctgaggagagccttcaggcgagaaagggtcttcagggaccggttggacccactggccttccctgatgaccatctatatgaaagatacaggttttctgcagatggcatcaggtatctatgcagactactgggtcccaggattaagcaccgcactgcacggagccatgcactgagtgtggagcaaatggtttgtgtggccttgcgcttttttgctagtggagccttcctgtactcagtgggggatgcagaacagctgaataaggccacaatttgccgcacaataaggagtgtgtgtctggctatcaaagcattagcagatgtcttcatctccttccctggccacagaagactctgtgacatcaaagaggagttctataggattgcag gtttccccaatgtcattggtgcagtggactgcacacacataaggataaaagccccctcaggtgcccatgaggccgattttgtgaataggaaatcctttcacagcattaatgttcag atggtctgcaatgctgactgtgtgatcagcaatgttgtggcaaaatggcctggctcagtccatgactccagaatctttcgggcctctgaaatctatcagtgcctatcacaag gtgaattctctggtgtgttgctgggagacagggggtatggctgccagccttttctcctgacacctttcacagacccccaggaagcacagcaggcctacaaccatgcccatgccaggaccagggccagagtttaa